The following DNA comes from Chloroflexota bacterium.
AATCCACATAGTAGGGATTCTTCACCCCCTTCGGGGGTTCAGAATGACATTTTTTTCGATGTATTGGTGTTTGAAAAGCACCTATTTTGAATTTTCGGATAAATACTTAGTGAGATTAGCGAGTTGCAATTATAAAATATAGCAACAAGGAGAAGCAATGAGTTTTAAAGTAATTCCAAAATCTGCGCTGCCAGCGTGGATCGAGTTTCTCGCCTCAGCGCATACAGTCTATGCCCCGCAGACTCGGCAGGGCAAAACCCGTTTTACTGAAATTCATTCAGCCGCTGAAGTAAACCTGGACTATGCCACCACCATCTTGCCCCCCAAGAAGATGCTGCTGCCACAGCGTGAGGAATTGATCCGTTTCAAGGGTAATGGCAAAGAAACCGAACCTGCTGTCCAACCGGTATTCGATACCCGTCCGACGGTTATTTTGGGCATTCACACCTGCGATATGCACGCGGTGAGTTTGCTGGATGAAGTCATGCGCGCCCCGATGGTCGATCCGCATTATCGGGAGCGGCGCGCCAACACAACGCTGGTCAGTCTCGACTGCCTCAAACCCTGCTCGCCGGAGGCCTTCTGCCAGGATATGGGCACGCATTTTGTTCCCGAAGAATTTGACCTGCACCTCACCGATCTGGGTGAAGCCTATGCCGCCGGGATTGGCTCCGAAAAAGGTGCCGCCCTGCTGGATGGCTTTGCCCCCGCACGCGCGGCCCTCCCCGAAGATTTCGACCGTCTCAATCAGGTGATGAGCCAGCGTTTATCGCGCTTCCCCTATCGCCTGAATGCGGACGCGCAAGATTTGCCCAAATTACTTTCAGTCACGCAATCCAGCCCGGTGTGGGCTGAAATCGGCGCAAAATGCCTGGGATGCGGCACCTGCAATCTCACCTGCCCCACCTGTTTTTGTTTTGATGTCTTCGATACAGTTGATTTTTCGCTGCAATCGGGTACCCGCGCCCGAGTGTGGGATTCGTGCCAATTAGAGCGTTTTGCGCTGGTCGCCGGGGGACACGATTTCCGCAACAAACGCGCCAAACGGCTGCGGCATCGCTTTGCCCATAAATACGAATACCTCAGCCAGTACGATGGCCTAGAAGGTTGCGTAGGCTGTGGGCGCTGTGCCACACAATGTCTGGTGAAGATCACGCCCATCGGTGTGTTGAATCAACTCTCCACAGAGAAGCACTATATTGGTGAAACCAATAGCAAAACGGAGGTGCGCGCATGAGCACCCCTTTGCGTGAAGCCTTGAAATCCACTTCCATTTATGCTCCCGTAATGGCGCGCATCGTCAATGTGCAATCCATGAGCCATCAGGAAAAACTCTACACCATTGAACTGCCCGGCGGCTTGTCGCTCGATCATCAACCCGGCCAATTCGTCGAAGTCTCCCTGCTGGGTGTGGGCGAAGCGCCGATCAGCATTTCTTCTTCGCCCAGCCGCAGCAACGGATCATTTGAGTTATGCATTCGCAAAGCAGGCGATCTGACAAACGTGATGCACACCCTTCAGACGGGCGACTTTCTGGGCATCCGCGGCCCGTATGGCAACCCCTTCCCGCTGGAACGTTTCCAGAGCAAGGATTTGCTGTTCATCGTCGGTGGCCTGGGATTGGCCCCGGCGCGCGCGCTGATCAATGAAGTGCTCGACCATCGCAGCCAATATGGACGCGTGATCGTCCTCTACGGGGCGCGTACTCCCTCGGAGTTGCTCTTCACCGACGAACTCGC
Coding sequences within:
- a CDS encoding 4Fe-4S dicluster domain-containing protein, whose protein sequence is MSFKVIPKSALPAWIEFLASAHTVYAPQTRQGKTRFTEIHSAAEVNLDYATTILPPKKMLLPQREELIRFKGNGKETEPAVQPVFDTRPTVILGIHTCDMHAVSLLDEVMRAPMVDPHYRERRANTTLVSLDCLKPCSPEAFCQDMGTHFVPEEFDLHLTDLGEAYAAGIGSEKGAALLDGFAPARAALPEDFDRLNQVMSQRLSRFPYRLNADAQDLPKLLSVTQSSPVWAEIGAKCLGCGTCNLTCPTCFCFDVFDTVDFSLQSGTRARVWDSCQLERFALVAGGHDFRNKRAKRLRHRFAHKYEYLSQYDGLEGCVGCGRCATQCLVKITPIGVLNQLSTEKHYIGETNSKTEVRA
- a CDS encoding FAD/NAD(P)-binding protein, producing MSTPLREALKSTSIYAPVMARIVNVQSMSHQEKLYTIELPGGLSLDHQPGQFVEVSLLGVGEAPISISSSPSRSNGSFELCIRKAGDLTNVMHTLQTGDFLGIRGPYGNPFPLERFQSKDLLFIVGGLGLAPARALINEVLDHRSQYGRVIVLYGARTPSELLFTDELAEWQARDDVDFRVTVDQADANWTGNTGVITTLIPDIPVYVHNTIAVTIGPPIMYRFVLAELLSKGLRDANIWLSLERRMKCGVGKCGHCQINDKFCCQDGPSFSYAQIKNLGEAM